AGCCTCGCCAACATGTTCCACAGCCACCACACCCACTTCTTCGCTCCGGAGACCGCGGCGGCGGACGGCCGGCCCTCCCGGGTGGCGCTCACCAACGCGCTGGTCTTCGACGCCTCGTGGAGCCAGCTGCTGTGGATGGTCGCCGGCCATGAACTGCACCTGGTCGACGACGAGGTCCGCAAGGATCCGCGGGCGCTCGCCGAGTACGTGGCCCAGCACCGGGTCGACGTGCTCGACACGACGCCCAGCTTCTTCCTGCAACTGCGCTCCGCCGGGCTCCTGGAGGGCGACGGCCACCGGCCGCGGACCCTGGCGCTCGGCGGCGAGGCGGTCGGCGAGGCACTCTGGGCCGAACTCCGGGCAACCCCCGGCCTGTCGACGTACAACCTCTACGGTCCGGCCGAGTGCACGGTCGACGCCATGCTGTGCCGGGTCCGCGACGCGGCGGCGCCGACCATCGGACGCCCCGCCGACAACATCCGGCTGTACCTGCTCGACGAGCGCATGCGCCCGGTCCCGGTAGGCGTCGAGGGCGAGCTCTACCTGGCCGGCGCCGGCCTCGCCCGCGGCTATCTGGGCCGCAGCGACCTGACGGCGGAGCGCTTCGTCGCCGACCCGTTCGGCGCCCCGGGCACCCGGATGTACCGCACCGGAGACCTCGGCCGCCGCCTCGCGGACGGCACCGTGACCTTCGCCGGACGCTCCGACGACCAGGTCAAGGTGCGCGGGTTCCGCATCGAACTCGGCGAGATCGAGTCCGTGCTCGCCGGGCACGACACGGTGGACCAGGTCTGCGTGGTCGTCCGCGAGGACCGGCCGGGCGTACGACGGCTGGTCGCGTACGCCGTGGCGGCGGCGGGGCGGACGGTTGATGCCGCACAGCTGCGGGCACACACCGCGGCGGCGCTGCCCGACTACATGGTCCCGGCCGCCGTCGTGGCCCTGCCCGCCCTGCCGCTCACCCACAACGGCAAGCTGGACCGGGCGGCGCTGCCCGCCCCCGAGTTCACCACCGGCGCCGCGAGCAGGCCGCCGCGCACCGAGCGCGAACGTGTGCTGTGCGGCCTGTACACCGAGGCGCTGGGTGCCGAGACCGTCGGCATCGACGACAGCTTCTTCGACCTCGGCGGCGACTCCATCACCTCCATGCAGCTGGCTGCCCGGGCCCGCGAGGCGGGGCTGCTGATCACACCGAAGGACGTGTTCACCCACCGGACCGTCGCCGCGCTCGCCGAGGCGGCACGGGAGCTGCCGTCCGAGTCCGTCGCCGACGCGCGCTCCTACGACGGACCGCTGGTCACCCTGGACCGGCACGAGCGCGCCGAACTCGAGCTGCTCTCCCCGGACTTCACCGACGTACTGCCCCTGACGCCGCTTCAGGAGGGCATGCACTTCCACGCGGTGCTCGCCGAGGACGGCGTGGACGTCTACAACACGCAGCGGCCCCTGGAACTGGAGGGGGAGCTGGCGCCGGCCGTGCTGCGCGCCGCCTGCGAGGCCCTGATCGCCCGGCACCCCAACCTGCGCGCGGCGTTCCTGCGCCTGCAGTCCGGGCGCCCCGTCCAGGTCGTGCCCGAGAGCGTCGCCCTGCCCTGGCAGGACGTCGACCTGCGCGGACTGGACGCCGACGAGCAGCGCGAGCGCGTCGCCGCGCTGATGGCCGAGGACCGGGTCCGCCGGTTCGACATGGCGCGCCCGCCGCTGCTGCGCGTGACCCTCGTGCACCTCGCCGAGAACCGCCACCTCTTTCTGCTGACGCATCATCACATCCTGTTGGACGGCTGGTCGTTGCCGCTGTTCTTCCGCGATCTGTTCGCGATGTACGCACGCGGCGGCGACGGATCCGCACTGCCCGCCCCGGCGCCCTTCCGGGACTACCTCGGCTGGCTGGGCGACCAGGACCGCGAGGCCGCCGAGCAGGTCTGGCGCGATGCCATGGCGGGCCTCGACGAGCCGACGCTCGTCGCGCCCGGCGCGGACGCGGCGGTCGCGCAGGTCCCCGAACTCGTCGCGCACCGCCTCGACGAGCCCGCCACGGCGGCCCTGACCGCACGCGCCCGCTCGCTGGGACTGACCCTCAACACCGTGCTCCAGGGCGCCTGGGCACTCGTCCTCGGCCGGCACACCGGGCGCCACGACGTGGTGTTCGGCGCCACGGTCGCGGGCCGCCCCGCTCAGCTGCCGGGGGCCGGGGAGATGGTCGGCCTGCTGATGAACACCAACGCCGTACGCGTCCGGCTCGACCCGGCCCGGCCGCTGGGCGACGAACTCCGGCGCCTGCAGGAGCGGCAGGCGGCGCTCGGCGACCACCAGCACGTGCCGCTCGCCGACGTCCAGCGCTGGACCGGGATCGGTGAACTCTTCGACACCGTCGTCGGGTTCGAGAACACCCCCGTCGACCGGACGCAGGTCCGCCGGCAGGTTCCCGGGCTGCGCATCGCCGTCGACGACACGGCCGCGCCCGGCGCCACGCACTACCCGCTGAGCCTCGTGGTGGTGCCCGGCGAGCGCACGAGCCTCGAACTCAACTACCGCGGCGACCTGTTCGACCGGGCCGGCGCGCAGGCGCTGCTCGACCGGCTGCGCAGGGTCCTCGACGCGTTCGCCGCCGACCCGGCGACCCCGGTCGGCCGGATCGACCTGCTCGCCCCCGAGGAGCGCGTACGCATCCTCCAGGAGTGGAACGCGACCGGCCGGGAGCTGCCCGCGACGACGGTGCCGCAGCTGTTCGAGGCGCAGGTCCGCCGTGCACCCGGGGCGCCGGCGGTCGTCCTCGGCGAGCACACCCTGACGTACGCCGAACTCAACGCCCGCGCCAACAGGTTGGCCCGCCTCCTGCTGGCCCGCGGCGCCGGGAACGAGACCCGTGTCGCGATCGCCGTGCCGCGCTCCCCGGAGGCGGCCGTGGCGACCATGGCCGTACTCAAGACCGGTTCCGCCTATCTGCCCATCGACACGGCGTACCCGAAGGACCGCATCGCCTACATGCTCCAGGACTCCCGGCCCGTTCTCGTGCTGGCGACGCGGGAGACCGCCACCGCCCTGCCCGAGGTGCCGGGTACCGAGGTGCTCCTGGTCGACGGCGAGGACATGGCCGGGGCCGACGCCGGGGATCTCACCGACGCCGACCGGCCGGGTCCGCTGCGGCCCGCGTCGGCCGCGTACGTGATCTACACCTCCGGCTCCACCGGCCGGCCCAAGGGCGTCGTCGTCACCCACGCCGGTGTCGCGAGCATGGTGGCCACCCAGGAGGACCGGATCGGCGCGGGCCCGGGCGGCCGCGTGCTGCTGTTCGCCTCGCCCAGCTTCGACGCGTCCGTCTGGGAGCTGTGCACCGCCCTGCTCACGGGCTCCTGCGCCGTCACCGCGCCCGCCGACCGGCTGCTGCCCGGGCCCGAGCTGGCCCGCACGGTCGCCGAGCACCGGGTGAGCTGCCTGCTGCTGCCGCCCTCGTCGCTGGCCGTGATGCCCGAGGGCGGGCTGCCGCCCGGCGTGACCCTGGTCGTCGGCGGTGAGGCGTGCGCGCCGGAACTCGTCGAACGCTGGTCCGCGGACCGCCGGATGGTCAACGCCTACGGGCCGACCGAGTCCACCGTCATGGCGACGATGAGCCGCCCGCTGGCGGGCCGCGAGGCCCCGCCGATGGGCGCGCCCGTGGTGAACACCCACGTGTACCTCCTGGACGACGGGCTGCAGCCCGTGCCCGCCGGAGTCCCCGGCGAGCTGTACATCGCGGGCGCCGGACTGGCCCGCGGCTATCTGGGCCGCCCCGACCTGACGGCGGAGCGCTTCGTCGCCGACCCGTTCGGTGCCCCGGGCACCCGGATGTACCGCTCGGGCGACCTCGCGCGGTGGCGGGCCGACGGCGAGCTGGAGTACCTCGGCCGCGTCGACCACCAGGTCAAGGTGCGCGGCTTCCGTATCGAACTCGGCGAGATCGAGTCCGTGCTCGCCGGTCACGGAGCCGTCGGCCAGGTGGTCGTCCACGTCCGGGAGGACCAGCCCGGCGTCAAACGGCTCGTGGCGTACGTCATCGCCGCACCGGACGCCGCCGTGGACCCCGTCGCACTGCGCGCCCACGTGGCCGCCGCCCTGCCCGAGTACATGGTCCCCGCCGCCTTCGTCGCCCTCGACGCCCTGCCGGTCACCCCGAGCGGCAAGCTCGACCGCGGTGCCCTGCCCGCGCCCGAGTTCGGCGGCGGCGCCGAGAGCCGGGAGCCGCGCACCGAGCTGGAGAAGTCGCTCTGCGACCTGTTCGCCGAGGTGCTGCCCGTGGAGAGCGTGGGCATCGACGACAGCTTCTTCGACCTCGGCGGTGACTCGATCATGTCCATCCAACTGGTCACCCGCGCCCGGAAGATCGGGCTCGGCGTCACCCCGAGGGACGTCTTCACGCACAAGACGGTCGCCGAACTGGCCACGGCCGTCACCGATCTGGCCGCCGGACCGCCCGAGCCCACCGTGCTCGCCGATCCGCTGGTGTCCCTGGACCAGGACGAACTCGACGAGTTCGTGGCGGGATGGGAGAACCCGAAGTGACCCAGCAGACCTCGCACGACGGCCGGGGGACCCTGGAAGGGGTCTACCCGCTGACCCCGCTCCAGGAGGGCATGCTCTTCCACGCCCTCTACGACACGGACGGCGTGGACGTCTACAACGTCCAGACCGCCGTGGAACTGAACGGCGACCTCGACCCGGCACGCCTCAGGTCGGCCTGCCGGCACGTGCTGCGGCGGCACGCGGTGCTGCGTACGGCTTTCCAGCAGCGCAAGTCCGGACAGCCCGTCCAACTCGTGGCCCGTGACGTCGCCGTGCCCTGGCAGTTCACCGACCTCAGCACCCTGGAACCGGCCGAGCAGCGGACCCGGCTCGCCCGGGCGCTCGCCGAGGACCGGGCCCGCCGCTTCGACATGGCCCTGCCGCCGCTGGTGCGGTTCGCCCTGGTGCGGACGGCACCCGACCGGCACATCCTCGTGATGACCCACCATCACATCCTGCTGGACGGCTGGTCGGTGCCCCTCGTCCTCGGCGACCTCTTCGAGACCTACGCGAGAGGCGGCGACGACGCGGCTGCCGCGGCACTGCGTCCCGCGGTGCCGTTCCGCGACTACCTCGGCTGGCTGGCCGGACAGGACCGCGCCGCCGCGGAGGACGCCTGGCGGACGGCCCTGTCCGGCTTCGAGGAACCGACGCTGGTCGCCCCCGGCGCGGATGCCGCGGGGGGCCGCGCGATGCCGCGCGTCGTGGTCGTCGACCTGCCCGAGGACGTGACCGCCCGCCTCACCGCGACGGCCCGCCGCCACGGCCTGACCGCCAACACCGTCGTGCAGGGCGCCTGGGCGCTGCTGCTCGGACTGCTCACCGGCCGGCGCGACGTCGTCTTCGGCTCCACCGTCTCCGGCCGGCCCCCGCAGCTCGCCGGCGTCGAGGACATGGTCGGTCTGCTGATCAACACGGTGCCGGTACGCGTACGCCTCGACCCGGAGCGCCCGCTGGCCGAACTGCTCAGCGGCCTCCAGGACGAGCAGACCGCCCTCACTCCCTACCACTACCTGGGGCTCGCGGACGTTCAGCGACTGGCCGGGACGGGCGAACTCTTCGACACCTCCGTCGCCTTCGAGAACGCTCCCGCGTCGGCGGACGCCTCCGCCGAGGGCGTCCCCGGGCTGCGCATCGGTCTCGCGGACCTGTCCCACCCCGGTGACGAGGCGACCGGCTCCAACCACTACCCGCTGAGCCTTGTCGCCACCCCCGGCGCCCGGCTGCGACTGCACGTCAACTACCGGGCCGACGTCTACGAGCACTCCCGCGCCCAGGACATGGCCGCCCGACTGCGGCACCTGCTGGAGGTCTTCGCCGACGCCCCCGGCACACCGCTGGGCCGGATCGGCTGGCTCACTCCCGGCGAACGCGAGCTGCCCGCCCGCTGGAACGACACCGCCCACCCGGTGCCAGCGACCACGCTGCCCGAGCTCTTCGAGGCACAGGCGGCCCGCACCCCCGGCGCGAGCGCCGCGGTCTGCGGCGACGAGAAGCTGAGCTACGCCGAACTGAACGCCCGCGCCAACCGGCTGGCCAGGCTGCTGGTGGAGCGCGGGGTGGGTCCGGAGAGCCGCGTCGCGGTGACGCTGCCGCGCTCCCTCGACCTCATCGTGACCCTGCTCGCCGTCCTCAAGGCCGGCGGCGCCTACCTGCCCTTCGAACCGGGCGTGCCCGCCGACCGGGTGGCGTTCATGAGCGCGGAGGCGGCTCCGGTCACCACGGTGACGCGCTCCGACGTACGCCCGGCCGCCGCCCACGGGGCACCGGCCGTGCTGCTCGACGACGACGCGATCCGGGTACGCCTCGCCGCCCTGTCCGACGCCGACCTCACCCCCGCCGAGCGGAGCGCGCCGCTGTGCCCCGCCCACCCGGCGTACGTGCTCTACACATCGGGCTCGACCGGCCGGCCCAAGGGCGTCGCCGTCCCGCACGAGGCGATCACCAACCGGCTGCACTGGATGCAGGCGCAGTACGGGCTCACCCACGACGACCGGGTGCTGCAGAAGACACCGGCCGGCTTCGACGTGTCGGTGTGGGAGTTCTTCTGGCCGCTGATCACCGGCGCGGCCCTGGTCCTGGCCCGCCCCGACGGCCACCGCGACCCCGCCTACCTGGCCGAGACGATCCGCGCGCACGCCATCACCACCGTGCACTTCGTACCGTCGATGCTCCAGGCGTTCACCGACGAACCCACCGCCGCCGGATGCACCGGCCTGCGCCGGGTGATCTGCAGCGGGGAGGCGCTCCCGGTCGAACTCGCCGGACGGCTGCGGGCCCTGCTGCCGGACGCCGGGCTGCACAACCTGTACGGGCCCACCGAGGCGGCCGTCGACGTGACGCACTGGCCGGCCGTCCACGAACCGGGCGCCACCTCCGTGCCGATCGGCCGGCCCGTGTGGAACACCGGCATCCATGTGCTGGACGCCGAACTGCGACCGGTGCCCGCGGGCGTCGGCGGTGAGCTGTACATCGCCGGGGTCCAGCTGGCGCGCGGCTACCTCAACCGGCCCGCACTGACCGCGGAACGGTTCGTGGCCGACCCGTTCGGCCCGCCCGGCAGCCGCATCTACCGCACCGGCGACCTCGCCCGCCGACGCCCCGACGGCGTGGTCGAGTACCTGGGCCGCTCCGACCACCAGGTCAAGATCCGCGGGCAGCGCATCGAACTCGGCGAGATCGAGGCGGCCCTGGACGCCCAGCCCGGCGTCGCGCAGTCGGCCGTCCTCGCCCGGGAGGACCGGCCCGGCAACCTCCGCCTCGCGGCCTACGTGGTCGCGGAGACCGGCCACCTGCCCGACCCGGACGCCCTGAGAGCAGCCGTCGCCGCGACCCTGCCCGACTACATGGTCCCCCCCGACCTGCTGGTGCTGCCCGTCTTCCCGCTCACCCCGAACGGCAAGCTGGACCGCCGGGCGCTGCCCCGGCCGCAGCAGCGCACCCCGGCCACCGGGCGGGAGCCGCGCGGCGAGCGCGAGGTGACCCTGTGCGGCCTGTTCGCGCAGGTGCTCGGGCTGGAACAGGTCGGCGCCGACGACAGCTTCTTCGACCTCGGCGGCGACTCGATCATCTCCATCCAGCTCGTCGCCCGTGCCCGCAGGGCGGGGCTCGTGCTCACCCCGAAGGACGTCTTCACCCACCGCAGTCCCGCCGCCCTCGCGAGGGTCGCCCGCAGCGAGGAGGGCGCCGTCACCGAGAGCGCCGACGCGGGCATCGGCGCCCTGCCGCTCACCCCGATCGTCCACTGGCTGCGCGAGCACGGCGGCCCCGCCGACGCGTTCCACCAGTCCGTGCTGCTGCGGGTCCCGGCGGGCCTCGACCCGGACGCGCTCACCGGCGCGCTCCAGGCCGTCCTCGACCGCCACGACGCGCTGCGCATGCGCCTGTCGGTGCGCACGACGGACGGCGAGTGGTCCCTGGTCGTACGCCGCCCCGGAACCGTACGGGCCGCCGACCTGCTCTCCCGGGCGGACGTCCGCGGTCTGGACGGCACCGCCCTGCGCGAGGCGGTACGGGACCGGTCCGCGCGGGCCGCCGCCCAACTCGCCCCGAGCACCGGGTCGATGGCGCGGGCCGTGTGGTTCGACGCCGGAGCGGACCGCCCCGGGCGACTGCTCCTGACCGTGCACCACCTCGCGGTGGACGGTGTGTCCTGGCGTGTGCTGCTCCCGGACCTCAAGGCCGCGTGGCAGGACCTGGTGCGCGGCACCGACCCCGCGCTCGCCCCCGTCCCCACCTCGCTGCGGACCTGGGCGGGGCGGCTGTCGGAGGCGGCCCGCGACCCCCGCCGCACCGCCGAACTGCCGCTGTGGCAGGGGATGCTGGAGGCCGGCGACCCACCGCTGAGCGACGCGCCCCTGGATCCGGCCCGCGACACCCACGCCACCTCGGCCTCCCTCACCGTGCGGCTGCCGGCCGAGGTCACCGAGAGCCTGCTGACGACGGTTCCCGCCGCGTTCCGGGCCGGCGTCGACGACGTCCTGCTCACCGCACTGGCCCTGGCCGTCGGGGCCTTCCGGCGCGAACAGCAGCTCGGCGAGGACACCGGTGTCCTGGTCGACCTGGAGGGCCACGGCCGCGAGGACGTCGTCCCGGGCCTCGACACCTCGCGCACGGCCGGCTGGTTCACGAACCTCTACCCCGTGCGGATCGACCCCGCCGTCACCGACTGGGACGAGGTGCGCGCCGCCGGGCCCGCACTCGGCCGGGCCCTGAAGAGGGTCAAGGAGCAGCTGCGAGCGCTGCCCGACCACGGTATCGGCTACGGCATGCTGCGCCACCTCAACCCGGACACCGGCCCGGAACTCGCCCGGTACGCGCCGCCGCAGATCGGCTTCAACTACCTGGGCCGCATGTCGGGTTCGGGGAACGCGGACTGGGGCCTCGCGGCGGAACAGGGCGCCGTTGTGCCCGGCGCACCGGGCGCCATGCCGCTGTGGCACACCCTCGATGTCAACTCCGTGACCGAGGACCGCGAGGACGGGCCGCATCTGACGGCGACCTGGACCTGGGCGGGTGAACTGCTCTCCGAGGACGACGTACGGGGCATCGCCGACGCCTGGTCCGCCGCACTGCACGCCCTCGTCGCGCATACTGCCGGGCAGGGAGCCGGCGGCCTCACGCCCAGCGACGTACCGGTGGAGATCTCGCAGGCCGAGCTGGAGGGCCTCGAGGAGCGTTACGCGGGCTCGGCGGTGGCCGACGTCCTGCCGCTGTCACCGTTCCAGGAGGGCCTGCTCTTCCACGCCCGCTACTACCCCGGTGGAGTGGACGTCCACAACGTGCAGCTCGTCCTGGAGCTCACCGGCGAACTCGACCGGGACACGCTGCGCTCCGTGTGCCAGGCGCTCGTCGACCGGCACCCCGCGCTGCGGGCCGGGTTCGCCCGGAGCGACTCGGGACGCCCGTTGCAGGTGGTCCAGCGGACGGCGCCGATCCTGTGGCAGGAGGCCGACCTCACCAGCGTCGGCACGGAGGGCCCGCACGCGGCCCTGAACCGGCTGCTGAACGACGACCGCCGCCGCCGGTTCGACCCCGAGCACCCGCCGCTCGTCCGGTTCACCCTGGTCCGGATGGCCGACGACCGGCACACGCTGGTCTTCACCCACCACCACATCCTGGCCGACGGCTGGTCGGCCTCCGTCCTCCTGCGGGACCTCGCCGCGCTCTCCGCGCTCCGGGGCGACGCCAGGGGGCTCGCGCCCGCCGTGTCGTACCGCGACTACCTCGGCTGGCTGGCGGAACAGGACCCGGCCGCCGCGCAGCACGCCTGGAACGAGGCCCTCGACGGGGTGAAGGAGCCGACGCTGATCGCTCCGGACGTCGACATCGCGTACGTGCCGGAACTGCCCGAGCGCGTGGTGCTGGAACTGCCCGCCGACCTCACCGCGGCCCTGACGGCGACCGCACGCCGGCAGGAGGTCACCCTCAACACCCTGGTGCAGGCGGTGTGGGGCGTGCTGGTCGGCGGGCTCACCGGACGCACCGACGTGGTGTTCGGTGCCACGGTCTCCGTACGGCCCCCGGAGCTGGCGGGCGTCGAGGACATGGTCGGCCCGCTGATCAACACGGTGCCCGTACGGCTGCGGTGGGACGCCGAGGAAACGGTGGAGGAGCTCGTCGCCCGGCACCAGGAGGAGCAGACCCGCCTCGAAGGCAGCCGGCACCTGGGGCTCTCCGACATACAGCGGCCCGTCGGAGTGGGCTGCCTGTTCGACACCTCCGTCGTCTTCGAGAACTACCCGTCGGCCCAGGCACTCCCCGCCCTGCCCGGCAGCGCCGCCCGCGTCACCGGGTTCAGCGGACGGGACGCCTACCACTACCCGTTGAAGCTGATGGCGGTCCCCGGCGAACGCCTCTACCTGGAGCTGAGCCACCGGCCCGACCTCGTCACAGCGGAACAGGCGGAGACGGTCGCGCAGCAGCTCCTCGGCCTGCTGGAGGCGGCGGCCACCCGGCCCCGGACACCCGTCGGCGAGGCCACCGCGGGCATCGGGCGGCTCGTCGCGGCACCCACCGCGGAGCCGCGCCGGGAGCGGGCGCCCGCCGCACCCGGCATCCGCGAGACCCCGCGCGCCCCGGCCCCCAGGACGCCCGAGGAGGCGCTGCTGTGCGACCTGTTCGCCGACGTGCTCGGCGTCGCGGCCGTCGGCCCGCGCGACGGCTTCTTCGAGCTGGGCGGCGACTCCCTGACGGCGCTGCGGCTGACCGGCCGGATCAGCGCCCGGATGGGTCAAGAGCTCTGTGTCCGTGAGGTGTTCACGCACACCACGGTCGCGGAATTGGCGGACCACATGGCCGGGACCCTGCTCGGCCGGACCGCCTCTCAGCAGTGACCGCGGCCCCGGCGGCCGCACAGGACCAGTTGATTCGAGACGACCGGAACCGGTCATCCCACGATGAGGAGCACAGAAGTGGCAAACCCCTTTGACGACCCCGACGCGACATATCTGGTTCTGGTCAACGACGAGGGCCAGTACTCGCTGTGGCCCTCGTTCGTCGAGGTGCCGGAGGGCTGGCACGTCGCTCATGCGCAGGCCCCGCGCCAGGTGTGCGTCGACTACATCGACGAGAACTGGACGGACATGCGGCCCAAGAGCCTCATAGCCGCGAGCGAGGCCGCCTGATGACCGGCGGCGACATACTCGCCACGACCGCTGCCACCGTCGGCGACACCCCCGCCGAGTACACGCTCACGGCGGGCGACCTCGCGGGGCTCGACGGACTGCTGGAGTCGTTGCGCGACTCCGCCGGCGACCCGTCGCACCCCGAGTTCTACGAGAGTGCGTGGCACGCCCCGGAGCGGCTGCCCGAGGGACTGCGCAGATTCCTTCAGGAGTTCGCCCGGGACGAGAGCTCGGCGACCTGCCTGATCCACGGATTCCCGACCGACGACGCCATCGGCCCGACCCCGGACCACTGGAGCTCGGCGATCGAGCAGAAGGGCG
Above is a genomic segment from Streptomyces sp. R21 containing:
- a CDS encoding MbtH family protein; this translates as MANPFDDPDATYLVLVNDEGQYSLWPSFVEVPEGWHVAHAQAPRQVCVDYIDENWTDMRPKSLIAASEAA
- a CDS encoding amino acid adenylation domain-containing protein; protein product: MTQQTSHDGRGTLEGVYPLTPLQEGMLFHALYDTDGVDVYNVQTAVELNGDLDPARLRSACRHVLRRHAVLRTAFQQRKSGQPVQLVARDVAVPWQFTDLSTLEPAEQRTRLARALAEDRARRFDMALPPLVRFALVRTAPDRHILVMTHHHILLDGWSVPLVLGDLFETYARGGDDAAAAALRPAVPFRDYLGWLAGQDRAAAEDAWRTALSGFEEPTLVAPGADAAGGRAMPRVVVVDLPEDVTARLTATARRHGLTANTVVQGAWALLLGLLTGRRDVVFGSTVSGRPPQLAGVEDMVGLLINTVPVRVRLDPERPLAELLSGLQDEQTALTPYHYLGLADVQRLAGTGELFDTSVAFENAPASADASAEGVPGLRIGLADLSHPGDEATGSNHYPLSLVATPGARLRLHVNYRADVYEHSRAQDMAARLRHLLEVFADAPGTPLGRIGWLTPGERELPARWNDTAHPVPATTLPELFEAQAARTPGASAAVCGDEKLSYAELNARANRLARLLVERGVGPESRVAVTLPRSLDLIVTLLAVLKAGGAYLPFEPGVPADRVAFMSAEAAPVTTVTRSDVRPAAAHGAPAVLLDDDAIRVRLAALSDADLTPAERSAPLCPAHPAYVLYTSGSTGRPKGVAVPHEAITNRLHWMQAQYGLTHDDRVLQKTPAGFDVSVWEFFWPLITGAALVLARPDGHRDPAYLAETIRAHAITTVHFVPSMLQAFTDEPTAAGCTGLRRVICSGEALPVELAGRLRALLPDAGLHNLYGPTEAAVDVTHWPAVHEPGATSVPIGRPVWNTGIHVLDAELRPVPAGVGGELYIAGVQLARGYLNRPALTAERFVADPFGPPGSRIYRTGDLARRRPDGVVEYLGRSDHQVKIRGQRIELGEIEAALDAQPGVAQSAVLAREDRPGNLRLAAYVVAETGHLPDPDALRAAVAATLPDYMVPPDLLVLPVFPLTPNGKLDRRALPRPQQRTPATGREPRGEREVTLCGLFAQVLGLEQVGADDSFFDLGGDSIISIQLVARARRAGLVLTPKDVFTHRSPAALARVARSEEGAVTESADAGIGALPLTPIVHWLREHGGPADAFHQSVLLRVPAGLDPDALTGALQAVLDRHDALRMRLSVRTTDGEWSLVVRRPGTVRAADLLSRADVRGLDGTALREAVRDRSARAAAQLAPSTGSMARAVWFDAGADRPGRLLLTVHHLAVDGVSWRVLLPDLKAAWQDLVRGTDPALAPVPTSLRTWAGRLSEAARDPRRTAELPLWQGMLEAGDPPLSDAPLDPARDTHATSASLTVRLPAEVTESLLTTVPAAFRAGVDDVLLTALALAVGAFRREQQLGEDTGVLVDLEGHGREDVVPGLDTSRTAGWFTNLYPVRIDPAVTDWDEVRAAGPALGRALKRVKEQLRALPDHGIGYGMLRHLNPDTGPELARYAPPQIGFNYLGRMSGSGNADWGLAAEQGAVVPGAPGAMPLWHTLDVNSVTEDREDGPHLTATWTWAGELLSEDDVRGIADAWSAALHALVAHTAGQGAGGLTPSDVPVEISQAELEGLEERYAGSAVADVLPLSPFQEGLLFHARYYPGGVDVHNVQLVLELTGELDRDTLRSVCQALVDRHPALRAGFARSDSGRPLQVVQRTAPILWQEADLTSVGTEGPHAALNRLLNDDRRRRFDPEHPPLVRFTLVRMADDRHTLVFTHHHILADGWSASVLLRDLAALSALRGDARGLAPAVSYRDYLGWLAEQDPAAAQHAWNEALDGVKEPTLIAPDVDIAYVPELPERVVLELPADLTAALTATARRQEVTLNTLVQAVWGVLVGGLTGRTDVVFGATVSVRPPELAGVEDMVGPLINTVPVRLRWDAEETVEELVARHQEEQTRLEGSRHLGLSDIQRPVGVGCLFDTSVVFENYPSAQALPALPGSAARVTGFSGRDAYHYPLKLMAVPGERLYLELSHRPDLVTAEQAETVAQQLLGLLEAAATRPRTPVGEATAGIGRLVAAPTAEPRRERAPAAPGIRETPRAPAPRTPEEALLCDLFADVLGVAAVGPRDGFFELGGDSLTALRLTGRISARMGQELCVREVFTHTTVAELADHMAGTLLGRTASQQ
- a CDS encoding amino acid adenylation domain-containing protein, with product MKQRSLEAVLPLSPLQQGMLFHALYDGEGVDFYNMQAPFELTGDLDAAALRKACAAVLDRHSSLRAGFLQRRSGEAVQAVAAKVELPWAEADLSAFGEREQRARLARLLAEDRERRFDMRRPPLVRFTLVRLAPERHVLVVTNHHILVDGWSLPIVIRDVFRSYARGGDASGLEPVAPFSDYLGWLQEQDRQEAERAWRGALAGVAQPALVAPGAGSGSEAGRQQRVSAELPEDFTAELTAAARGRGLTVNTLVQGAWALLVGLLTGLDDVVFGATVAGRPPEVEGVEGMVGLLINTVPVRVRLDPDTAVGTLLEGLQDQQAALSGYHYLGLADIHRAVGVSELFDTTVAFENYPLDPAMARDGLPGLRIALAQESVDDTPEGTHYPLSLAVYPGERLRLELNHRLDLFTDDEARDILARFRHLLEKVVTEPGTPVGRIGLLTPAELDQALRTWNDTAAPYPATTLPALFEDRARRGPEATAVVCGDTRLSFGEANARANRIARALVARGLGPDDLVALALPRTADTVVAILAILKSGAAYVPVDPEYPADRIDFLFQEARPALVLTDPESAQGLPAGGPARLLLGEALTGAGTGDDADLTDADRVRPLLPAHLAYVIYTSGSTGRPKGVAVEHRSLANMFHSHHTHFFAPETAAADGRPSRVALTNALVFDASWSQLLWMVAGHELHLVDDEVRKDPRALAEYVAQHRVDVLDTTPSFFLQLRSAGLLEGDGHRPRTLALGGEAVGEALWAELRATPGLSTYNLYGPAECTVDAMLCRVRDAAAPTIGRPADNIRLYLLDERMRPVPVGVEGELYLAGAGLARGYLGRSDLTAERFVADPFGAPGTRMYRTGDLGRRLADGTVTFAGRSDDQVKVRGFRIELGEIESVLAGHDTVDQVCVVVREDRPGVRRLVAYAVAAAGRTVDAAQLRAHTAAALPDYMVPAAVVALPALPLTHNGKLDRAALPAPEFTTGAASRPPRTERERVLCGLYTEALGAETVGIDDSFFDLGGDSITSMQLAARAREAGLLITPKDVFTHRTVAALAEAARELPSESVADARSYDGPLVTLDRHERAELELLSPDFTDVLPLTPLQEGMHFHAVLAEDGVDVYNTQRPLELEGELAPAVLRAACEALIARHPNLRAAFLRLQSGRPVQVVPESVALPWQDVDLRGLDADEQRERVAALMAEDRVRRFDMARPPLLRVTLVHLAENRHLFLLTHHHILLDGWSLPLFFRDLFAMYARGGDGSALPAPAPFRDYLGWLGDQDREAAEQVWRDAMAGLDEPTLVAPGADAAVAQVPELVAHRLDEPATAALTARARSLGLTLNTVLQGAWALVLGRHTGRHDVVFGATVAGRPAQLPGAGEMVGLLMNTNAVRVRLDPARPLGDELRRLQERQAALGDHQHVPLADVQRWTGIGELFDTVVGFENTPVDRTQVRRQVPGLRIAVDDTAAPGATHYPLSLVVVPGERTSLELNYRGDLFDRAGAQALLDRLRRVLDAFAADPATPVGRIDLLAPEERVRILQEWNATGRELPATTVPQLFEAQVRRAPGAPAVVLGEHTLTYAELNARANRLARLLLARGAGNETRVAIAVPRSPEAAVATMAVLKTGSAYLPIDTAYPKDRIAYMLQDSRPVLVLATRETATALPEVPGTEVLLVDGEDMAGADAGDLTDADRPGPLRPASAAYVIYTSGSTGRPKGVVVTHAGVASMVATQEDRIGAGPGGRVLLFASPSFDASVWELCTALLTGSCAVTAPADRLLPGPELARTVAEHRVSCLLLPPSSLAVMPEGGLPPGVTLVVGGEACAPELVERWSADRRMVNAYGPTESTVMATMSRPLAGREAPPMGAPVVNTHVYLLDDGLQPVPAGVPGELYIAGAGLARGYLGRPDLTAERFVADPFGAPGTRMYRSGDLARWRADGELEYLGRVDHQVKVRGFRIELGEIESVLAGHGAVGQVVVHVREDQPGVKRLVAYVIAAPDAAVDPVALRAHVAAALPEYMVPAAFVALDALPVTPSGKLDRGALPAPEFGGGAESREPRTELEKSLCDLFAEVLPVESVGIDDSFFDLGGDSIMSIQLVTRARKIGLGVTPRDVFTHKTVAELATAVTDLAAGPPEPTVLADPLVSLDQDELDEFVAGWENPK